In Ignisphaera sp., one DNA window encodes the following:
- a CDS encoding metalloprotease family protein translates to MKLKIVLQIITGLLITWIIVERIGYDVAMSMCFLTPLLGLVHEALHYIYIKMFKVNHRFMFKGMYIGFRVTVDNVDQLMAVALAPQVITLSLMITYVCSTNNYAIALALYHITLSLEDIFVIVKYLPCYFS, encoded by the coding sequence ATGAAACTAAAGATAGTTTTACAAATCATTACAGGTTTGCTGATTACATGGATTATTGTTGAGAGGATAGGATACGATGTAGCCATGAGTATGTGTTTTCTTACACCGCTTCTTGGGTTAGTTCATGAAGCACTTCACTACATCTATATAAAAATGTTTAAAGTTAACCATAGGTTCATGTTTAAGGGTATGTATATAGGGTTCCGTGTTACAGTAGATAATGTTGATCAGTTAATGGCTGTAGCATTAGCTCCACAGGTTATCACCCTATCTCTGATGATAACCTATGTTTGTTCTACAAACAATTATGCTATTGCACTTGCGCTATACCATATAACCCTATCTCTAGAGGACATATTTGTGATTGTGAAATATTTGCCATGCTATTTCTCATAA
- a CDS encoding ferredoxin oxidoreductase, which produces MDMWERIPLTSNYAAAYAAKDADVDVVAAYPITPQTPVVEKVAEFIANGELNAEMIHVESEHSALSACIGASATGARTFTATSSQGLELMHEMLYIASGMRLPIVMAIAARALSAPINIWCDYSDMFATRDSSWITMIASTAQEVYDSIIQAYKVAENPEVLLPAMVVYDGFIMSHTYEPVNVAKDRAPILEYIPKNYSRPRLDPENPITFGAIADPNWYYEFKYQQVVAMRNAYEVLRKADEEFDKRFGRSYGFVETYRIDDAETAIVTYGGLYGTVREVVDILREKGAKVGGIKIRVFRPFPHKELVDSVKNVKHLIVLDRAISFGGALEGPMAMEILTTLRLRSIDVDLYNYIVGIGQRSVTELDIINIYYHASKLIEKGVRLTESIYWGVRE; this is translated from the coding sequence ATGGATATGTGGGAAAGAATCCCATTAACGTCCAATTATGCTGCAGCATATGCTGCAAAAGATGCTGATGTAGATGTAGTTGCAGCTTATCCTATAACTCCTCAAACACCGGTTGTAGAGAAGGTGGCTGAGTTCATTGCTAACGGTGAACTTAACGCGGAAATGATTCATGTCGAGAGTGAACACTCGGCCTTAAGTGCATGTATAGGTGCTTCAGCAACCGGTGCAAGAACGTTTACAGCTACGAGTTCTCAAGGTTTAGAGCTTATGCACGAGATGCTCTACATTGCTTCAGGTATGAGGCTGCCTATAGTTATGGCTATAGCTGCTAGAGCTTTATCTGCGCCAATAAATATATGGTGTGACTATAGCGATATGTTTGCTACAAGAGATTCCTCATGGATAACAATGATAGCATCAACAGCACAAGAAGTTTATGACAGCATTATACAGGCATATAAAGTTGCTGAAAATCCCGAAGTTCTGTTACCAGCTATGGTTGTATACGATGGCTTCATAATGAGCCATACATATGAGCCAGTAAACGTAGCTAAGGATAGAGCTCCAATACTAGAGTATATACCGAAGAACTATAGTAGACCTAGATTAGATCCCGAGAACCCAATAACCTTTGGTGCTATAGCTGATCCTAATTGGTACTACGAATTCAAATACCAACAAGTTGTAGCTATGAGGAATGCCTACGAGGTTTTAAGGAAAGCTGATGAAGAATTTGATAAAAGATTCGGAAGAAGCTATGGATTTGTAGAAACTTACAGAATAGATGATGCAGAAACTGCCATAGTTACCTACGGAGGACTCTATGGAACTGTTAGAGAAGTTGTTGATATACTTAGAGAGAAAGGAGCAAAAGTAGGCGGAATAAAGATAAGAGTATTTAGACCATTCCCACATAAAGAACTGGTTGATAGTGTTAAGAACGTCAAACATCTTATCGTTCTAGATAGAGCTATCTCATTTGGTGGCGCTCTAGAGGGACCTATGGCTATGGAGATCCTAACAACTCTAAGACTTAGATCTATAGATGTTGATTTATACAACTACATAGTTGGAATAGGTCAGAGATCTGTCACGGAACTCGATATAATCAACATATACTATCATGCATCTAAACTGATCGAGAAAGGTGTAAGGCTAACTGAATCAATTTATTGGGGTGTTAGGGAATGA
- a CDS encoding thiamine pyrophosphate-dependent enzyme — MSSPSIPIYKSLFDLPREEYFAPGHGLCAGCLVGPIVRILLKVAGPNTIVVTPTGCLEVSTTLYPYTSWRVPWIHVAFENAAAVASGIEAAIKSLQKKGVIDPSRRINVIAIGGDGGTVDIGFQALSGMLERGHRVMYVLYDNEAYMNTGIQRSGATPIMAWTTTTPIGKVVKGKLQTKKPIAEIVAAHRVPYVATANPAYYIDMANKFRKGLLVDGPSFIHVIQPCTTGWRFDPRYGIKISRLATETAMWINWELENNEVFRVTVPVPKRKHVKHYLRAQGRFAHLTDEDINVIQKYVDKEVERINKLVGKEVIGPVVE, encoded by the coding sequence ATGAGCTCTCCATCTATACCTATCTACAAATCTCTCTTTGATCTACCAAGAGAAGAATATTTCGCACCTGGCCACGGCCTTTGTGCTGGATGTCTTGTAGGGCCTATAGTACGTATACTGCTTAAGGTTGCTGGACCCAATACAATTGTTGTAACGCCTACAGGTTGCTTAGAGGTTTCAACAACACTTTATCCATATACATCATGGCGTGTACCATGGATACATGTAGCATTTGAGAATGCTGCAGCTGTAGCTAGCGGCATAGAAGCGGCTATAAAATCTCTACAAAAGAAGGGTGTGATAGATCCTAGCAGAAGAATAAATGTGATTGCAATAGGTGGAGATGGAGGTACTGTTGATATAGGGTTCCAAGCTCTTAGCGGTATGCTTGAAAGAGGTCATAGAGTTATGTATGTTCTATACGATAACGAAGCATACATGAACACAGGTATACAGAGAAGTGGTGCTACACCGATAATGGCTTGGACAACAACAACCCCTATCGGGAAAGTTGTAAAGGGTAAGCTACAGACAAAGAAACCTATAGCTGAGATTGTTGCAGCTCATAGAGTACCTTATGTAGCTACAGCTAATCCTGCTTACTATATAGATATGGCTAATAAATTTAGAAAAGGTCTACTTGTTGATGGACCTTCATTCATACATGTCATTCAGCCTTGTACAACAGGCTGGAGATTCGATCCAAGGTATGGAATCAAGATTTCTCGACTTGCAACAGAAACAGCTATGTGGATAAATTGGGAGCTAGAGAATAATGAAGTATTTAGAGTAACTGTTCCTGTGCCTAAAAGGAAACATGTGAAACACTACTTAAGGGCGCAAGGTAGATTTGCTCATCTAACAGACGAAGATATCAATGTTATACAGAAATATGTAGATAAAGAAGTTGAGCGTATAAACAAGCTTGTAGGTAAGGAAGTTATAGGACCTGTGGTAGAGTAA
- a CDS encoding CDP-2,3-bis-(O-geranylgeranyl)-sn-glycerol synthase, translating to MNSEIKQLIQALWTILPAYTANGAPIIATKITEIFGFKKHPIDGGRMFIDGRRMFGDNKTWEGFIAGIIVGVLTSIIQTFFEASVSLYSYSIRGIALGFGAMVGDLLGAFIKRRLGLKPGAPLPLIDQLSFLLVAIAISLKFINITFKQFIYVAVTTIVLHITTNYLAYKLGLKNVPW from the coding sequence ATGAATAGCGAAATAAAACAACTAATTCAAGCTCTATGGACTATTTTACCTGCTTATACAGCTAACGGAGCCCCAATTATAGCTACTAAAATCACAGAGATATTCGGGTTCAAGAAGCATCCAATAGATGGAGGTAGAATGTTTATTGATGGTAGAAGGATGTTTGGTGATAATAAAACGTGGGAAGGGTTTATTGCAGGAATAATTGTGGGAGTTTTGACGAGTATTATCCAAACGTTCTTTGAAGCTTCTGTATCCTTATATTCCTACTCTATTAGGGGTATAGCTCTAGGTTTCGGAGCCATGGTCGGTGATCTCCTAGGAGCATTTATTAAGAGAAGACTTGGATTAAAACCTGGAGCTCCTCTACCACTGATTGATCAATTATCCTTTCTTCTTGTAGCTATAGCTATTTCCCTAAAGTTTATAAATATTACCTTTAAGCAGTTCATATACGTAGCAGTAACCACAATTGTTCTTCATATAACTACCAACTATCTAGCCTACAAACTGGGCTTAAAGAATGTACCTTGGTGA
- a CDS encoding Lrp/AsnC ligand binding domain-containing protein, translating into MPKAIILINTDVGAEEEVSKALSEIPEVKEVHIVYGIYDVVAIVESNTFDTLRNTVIAKIRRFPHIKSTTTLIVVER; encoded by the coding sequence ATGCCTAAAGCTATAATCCTGATAAACACAGACGTCGGTGCTGAAGAAGAAGTCTCAAAAGCTCTATCCGAAATTCCCGAGGTCAAGGAGGTGCATATTGTCTACGGTATATATGACGTTGTTGCCATTGTTGAATCAAATACTTTTGATACATTGAGGAATACCGTTATAGCTAAGATAAGAAGGTTTCCCCACATAAAAAGTACAACGACATTGATTGTTGTTGAACGATAG
- a CDS encoding SMC family ATPase produces MSNIVVIKAIKLNNVLSHEQTYIEFPLGLTALVGPNGAGKSSIIDAAIYALFINPQNIRGFRGSSKKSFLRIGSSSGYIEVELSIGGKKYVVYRGISLSKGDEAVLYEVIENEKKKVLAVGVQTVLDYVRKLLSIPSTESIRYTIISRQNEIARLIEEAPSTRKELVLKLLGLNELEKAKEVLKPYLELVKSDIKFYDSYKLELNEIREKVKALSRSIEADRVEFARLENEQKILSEEIKRYEKLIELVKLYDKLSKAIGIVKELKEVESALSLCREILSLDIENFISITNVLRDRKRDLDEALEKLKTIENEINIVLKNLELELEIQVPSSVDTKGVIEYLDELSKQIYLDRSVKQAEFNIAKNSVEIIGRSANCPLCGRELSDNLKERLLSEAKNRIDSILKELDELDKRYNKVKLYIDNVKKLEKGRLEIQVRIENNRKIIEEYMNKYREIKNSIETVISKLKSSNFFTKCLDNSNIINVVRCIHRLAIETMKIYEEKKHMLRKLFEEEITIDEVSKKYTEVKNSIAELGFDINKININEIEARYKECLNKFNEVSMRMGQIKGRIESYLKMQEEFSKKEREIEEKLNQLKKSIEIYPVLDFMVNKLLGKDGLLAKMLTQESRRLIERYTNAILKELDMSFRIRIDEEFDISVHTPFGELDIRSLSGGEIVALAIALRIALAYTVFGRLPGFFILDEPTQFLDRDRRRSVFEIIKKLSERVPQVIVITHDVEVEELADKVVYVSKEGGRSIVREISELEKITETV; encoded by the coding sequence ATGAGTAATATAGTTGTTATCAAGGCTATAAAATTAAATAATGTTTTATCTCATGAACAGACATATATAGAGTTTCCACTAGGTTTAACAGCTCTTGTAGGTCCTAATGGTGCAGGTAAAAGCTCTATAATTGATGCTGCTATATATGCTTTATTTATAAATCCCCAAAACATAAGAGGTTTTAGGGGTTCAAGTAAAAAGAGTTTTCTAAGAATTGGAAGCTCTAGTGGATATATAGAAGTTGAGTTAAGCATAGGGGGAAAGAAATATGTTGTCTATAGGGGTATAAGTTTGTCTAAAGGTGATGAAGCTGTTCTCTATGAGGTTATAGAAAATGAGAAGAAGAAGGTTTTGGCGGTAGGTGTTCAAACTGTTCTAGATTATGTAAGAAAGCTTTTATCGATTCCTTCAACTGAATCTATTAGGTACACAATAATTTCACGTCAAAATGAGATAGCGAGACTCATAGAGGAAGCACCTTCTACACGAAAAGAGCTCGTATTAAAACTTTTAGGATTGAACGAGCTTGAAAAAGCCAAAGAGGTTTTAAAGCCCTACTTAGAATTGGTGAAAAGCGATATAAAGTTTTACGATAGCTATAAACTAGAATTGAATGAAATTAGGGAGAAGGTTAAAGCGTTATCTCGTAGTATAGAGGCAGATAGAGTTGAGTTTGCGAGATTAGAGAATGAACAGAAGATACTTAGTGAAGAGATAAAGAGATATGAGAAACTCATAGAGTTAGTGAAACTTTATGATAAGCTTTCTAAAGCTATAGGGATTGTTAAAGAGCTTAAAGAAGTAGAGTCAGCTTTGTCTCTATGTAGAGAAATTCTTAGTTTAGATATAGAGAACTTCATTTCTATTACGAATGTACTAAGGGATCGGAAAAGAGATCTTGATGAAGCTCTAGAAAAGCTGAAGACCATAGAGAACGAGATAAATATTGTTCTAAAGAACCTAGAACTAGAGCTAGAGATTCAGGTTCCTTCTTCAGTAGATACTAAAGGAGTTATAGAGTATCTTGATGAACTATCTAAGCAAATATATTTAGATAGAAGCGTTAAGCAAGCTGAATTCAATATAGCTAAGAATTCTGTAGAGATAATCGGTAGAAGCGCTAATTGTCCTCTATGTGGAAGAGAACTTAGTGATAATCTTAAAGAGAGACTTCTTTCTGAGGCCAAGAACCGTATAGATTCGATTTTGAAAGAATTGGATGAATTAGATAAGAGGTACAACAAGGTTAAACTGTATATAGATAACGTAAAGAAGCTTGAGAAAGGTAGGCTAGAGATTCAGGTAAGGATTGAAAACAATAGAAAGATTATTGAAGAATATATGAATAAGTATAGAGAGATAAAGAATAGTATAGAGACTGTGATCAGTAAACTAAAATCAAGCAACTTCTTTACTAAATGTCTAGATAACAGCAACATAATAAATGTTGTTAGATGTATTCACAGATTAGCGATAGAGACTATGAAGATATATGAAGAAAAGAAACATATGTTGAGGAAACTATTTGAAGAAGAGATAACAATAGATGAGGTTTCAAAGAAATATACAGAGGTTAAGAACAGTATAGCTGAACTTGGTTTTGATATCAATAAAATCAATATAAATGAAATTGAAGCTAGATACAAAGAGTGTCTGAATAAATTTAATGAAGTAAGCATGAGAATGGGTCAAATAAAAGGAAGAATTGAAAGTTATTTAAAGATGCAGGAGGAGTTCAGCAAAAAAGAAAGAGAAATTGAAGAAAAGCTCAATCAGCTTAAGAAAAGTATCGAAATATATCCTGTTCTAGACTTCATGGTGAATAAGCTTTTAGGTAAAGATGGGCTTCTAGCAAAGATGTTAACACAAGAATCAAGAAGACTAATAGAGAGATACACCAACGCTATTCTGAAGGAGTTGGACATGAGCTTCAGAATCCGTATCGATGAGGAATTCGATATTAGTGTACATACACCTTTTGGTGAACTTGATATCAGAAGCCTTAGTGGTGGTGAAATAGTGGCGCTTGCAATAGCGCTTAGAATAGCTCTAGCCTATACAGTTTTTGGCAGACTTCCAGGATTCTTCATACTCGATGAACCTACACAATTTCTAGATAGAGATAGACGTAGATCGGTATTTGAGATAATAAAGAAGCTTTCGGAAAGAGTTCCACAGGTTATAGTGATTACACATGATGTAGAGGTAGAAGAATTAGCGGATAAGGTAGTCTATGTCTCTAAGGAAGGGGGAAGATCTATAGTTAGAGAAATAAGTGAACTTGAAAAAATTACTGAAACGGTATAA
- a CDS encoding 4Fe-4S binding protein, with amino-acid sequence MSGEKRLSGWKSMSIGGMILEPGNFVKRPTGDWRIFRPIINHDKCIRCLICWIACPEPAINIMDKPYRTATGKEWKFSLEVDYNFCKGCGLCVEECPVKAIDFVEEVK; translated from the coding sequence ATGAGCGGAGAAAAACGTTTATCCGGATGGAAATCGATGAGTATTGGAGGAATGATTCTAGAGCCTGGGAATTTCGTTAAGAGACCCACAGGAGATTGGAGGATTTTCAGACCCATCATAAATCATGATAAATGTATAAGATGCTTGATATGCTGGATTGCGTGTCCAGAACCAGCTATAAACATTATGGATAAACCCTACAGAACGGCTACAGGTAAGGAATGGAAGTTTAGTCTAGAGGTAGACTACAATTTCTGTAAAGGATGTGGATTGTGTGTAGAAGAATGTCCCGTTAAAGCTATAGATTTTGTTGAAGAGGTGAAGTAG
- a CDS encoding 2-oxoacid:acceptor oxidoreductase family protein, whose protein sequence is MTRTEIRWHGRGGQGAVTASVVTAEAAVYQGKYAQAYPEFGAERRGAPVRAYTRVSDEPIHTRSPILYPNVVVVLDPSLNKSLYLEGIKQYGTLIINTKKSLSELKTYIGREDLKIARVNATQIALDILKNPFVNMAMIGALIKVVPIVDITYVEEVIKESFRPKVAEANIEAVRRAYKEVEVS, encoded by the coding sequence ATGACGCGAACAGAAATAAGATGGCATGGACGGGGAGGCCAAGGAGCTGTAACAGCATCAGTTGTAACAGCTGAAGCTGCTGTATACCAAGGTAAGTATGCTCAAGCTTATCCAGAGTTTGGTGCTGAACGTAGAGGTGCTCCAGTAAGAGCATATACGAGAGTTTCTGACGAACCTATACACACGAGGTCTCCTATTCTTTACCCCAATGTTGTTGTTGTTCTCGATCCATCGCTAAATAAGTCACTGTATCTTGAGGGTATTAAACAGTATGGAACATTGATCATCAATACAAAGAAGAGTTTAAGCGAATTAAAAACCTACATAGGTAGAGAAGATCTAAAGATAGCTCGTGTAAATGCAACTCAGATAGCTCTCGATATTCTGAAGAATCCTTTCGTTAATATGGCTATGATTGGTGCACTAATAAAGGTTGTGCCTATTGTCGATATCACTTATGTTGAAGAGGTAATTAAGGAATCATTTAGACCTAAAGTTGCTGAAGCTAATATTGAGGCTGTTAGGAGAGCATATAAAGAGGTTGAGGTATCATGA
- a CDS encoding DNA repair exonuclease, whose amino-acid sequence MFALHVSDTHLGAVPNGLLSRARDVYEVFKETIDIALKERVDIYIHAGDFFNTSTPPPEAYVVAYRGLKKLKDRGIKIVAIAGQHDIPKKYAVSPLAILRDVSVVDVIAIDSIVNEEMDIGNKKLILYCVPYTFKNKIPSVIPSREGKAILMAHLLLKDVGIPSPEADISLDMVPLGFHYIALGDYHIRTVFRHRDGAPAVYPGATEVHRLSEHGEKYVALVDLSKNDVAVNFIELQNVRPWIIIQCDDVARCVNNILENAKTILSKGKKKPLAYILIEKIKTEILSNYLDDMVSKGSIEYYILSSSEQKNGEEIKAYDHSYLEQLEHIDVLKILVSILGEESVARHLLDLIENPDKQLAEQFVNFLRNNESIVKELEAKIKKSSIQEMAKSSQTFITNNGGKSLRKLLK is encoded by the coding sequence ATGTTTGCACTACATGTGAGTGATACTCATCTAGGTGCTGTTCCTAATGGTCTTCTCTCTAGAGCAAGAGATGTCTACGAAGTCTTTAAGGAGACTATAGATATAGCATTAAAAGAACGTGTAGACATTTATATTCATGCTGGAGATTTCTTTAACACATCTACCCCTCCACCAGAAGCTTATGTTGTTGCATATAGAGGATTAAAGAAGCTAAAAGATAGAGGTATAAAGATTGTAGCTATTGCTGGTCAACATGATATTCCTAAAAAGTATGCGGTATCTCCTTTAGCGATTCTAAGAGATGTAAGTGTTGTTGATGTAATTGCTATAGACAGTATTGTTAATGAAGAGATGGATATAGGTAACAAGAAGCTGATACTATATTGTGTGCCATATACATTCAAGAACAAAATACCATCAGTAATACCATCTCGTGAAGGCAAAGCTATTCTAATGGCACATCTACTTCTTAAAGATGTAGGGATACCTAGTCCTGAAGCAGATATATCTCTAGATATGGTTCCCTTAGGTTTTCACTATATAGCTCTAGGTGATTACCATATAAGAACAGTATTTAGACATAGAGATGGAGCTCCTGCTGTTTATCCTGGGGCTACAGAAGTTCATAGACTTAGTGAACATGGCGAAAAATATGTTGCGTTAGTTGATTTAAGTAAGAATGATGTTGCTGTAAACTTTATAGAGCTTCAAAATGTTAGACCATGGATAATTATTCAATGTGATGATGTAGCTAGATGTGTCAATAACATTTTGGAAAACGCTAAGACTATTTTGTCAAAGGGTAAGAAGAAACCTCTAGCCTATATACTGATAGAGAAGATAAAGACAGAGATATTGAGCAATTACTTAGACGATATGGTTTCTAAAGGCTCTATAGAGTACTATATACTATCGTCATCCGAACAAAAGAATGGGGAAGAGATTAAAGCTTATGATCATAGCTATCTAGAGCAGTTAGAACATATAGATGTATTGAAAATATTGGTGAGTATACTGGGAGAAGAATCTGTAGCTAGACATCTTCTAGACCTCATAGAGAATCCAGATAAACAGTTAGCTGAACAATTTGTGAATTTCTTGAGGAATAACGAAAGTATTGTTAAAGAACTTGAAGCAAAGATCAAGAAATCATCTATACAAGAAATGGCAAAATCTTCTCAAACCTTTATAACAAATAATGGTGGTAAGTCTTTAAGGAAACTGCTCAAGTAG